The uncultured Bacteroides sp. genome includes the window GCTATGAATGCTACTAAGACTAGTAATCTAAGGAGAGCCTGCTATAAAGAGGATGTTAAGCTGATGGTTGTGAAGAATACTTTGCTGCATAAAGCTCTCAGCTCTTTGGATGTAGATTACTCTCCTCTTTACAATTCTCTTAAAGGCTCTACATCTGTGATGTTTTGTAACGCCGCAAATGTACCAGCCAAGTTGCTGAAGGAAATTGCTAAAGACGGCATGCCGGGACTTAAAGCAGCTTATGCTGAGGAGAGCTTTTATATTGGAGCTGATCAATTAGAGGCTTTAATAAGTATTAAGAGTAAAAATGAGGTTATTGCTGATATTATTGCTTTGCTGCAATCACCAGCGAAAAATGTCATCTCAGCTCTTCAAACAGGTGGTAATACTCTTCATGGAGTTTTAAAGACTCTAGGTGAAAGATAATTAATAAAAATATTTAGTAAATTAAACATTTAAATCATACAAAAAATGGCAGATTTGAAAGCTTTTGCAGAACAATTAGTTAACTTGACAGTGAAAGAAGTTAATGAACTTGCAACTATCCTTAAGGAAGAGTACGGTATTGAACCTGCAGCGGCAGCGGCAGTAGTTGCAGCAGGTCCTGCAGCAGCAGCAGCTGTGGAAGAAAAAACTTCTTTTGATGTAGTATTGAAAAATGCTGGTGCAGCTAAACTTCAAGTGGTTAAAGCTGTGAAGGAAAGTTGTGGTCTTGGCTTGAAAGAAGCTAAAGACATGGTAGATGGTGCACCTAATGTAATAAAAGAAGGTTTATCTAAGGACGAAGCGGAAT containing:
- the rplJ gene encoding 50S ribosomal protein L10, whose protein sequence is MRKEDKNTIIEQITAIVKEYSHFYLIDMNAMNATKTSNLRRACYKEDVKLMVVKNTLLHKALSSLDVDYSPLYNSLKGSTSVMFCNAANVPAKLLKEIAKDGMPGLKAAYAEESFYIGADQLEALISIKSKNEVIADIIALLQSPAKNVISALQTGGNTLHGVLKTLGER
- the rplL gene encoding 50S ribosomal protein L7/L12, yielding MADLKAFAEQLVNLTVKEVNELATILKEEYGIEPAAAAAVVAAGPAAAAAVEEKTSFDVVLKNAGAAKLQVVKAVKESCGLGLKEAKDMVDGAPNVIKEGLSKDEAESLKKTLEEAGAEVELK